A DNA window from Ornithinimicrobium humiphilum contains the following coding sequences:
- a CDS encoding type II secretion system F family protein: MTLAQWWGAALGLVLGVGLLLVHAGLPLTRRIDLVARIEPYLDRPPTRSRLLRLDDRRTWGLADLLSPLARRGATALDGVLGGRESVRSRLQRAGLAPDVEGFRVQQVVWGLAAAAAAAGLGSILWWTRGASVVALAVLVGCAFLGGAVLRDHLLSRAAARRERLILAEFPAIAELLALSVTAGEGTVQALERVARLSSGELAGELQLCLAEARTGASLPEALQALRQRTGLGPIVRFVDGLVVAIQRGTPLGEVLRAQAADAREAARQALIEEGGKREITMMVPVVFLVLPVTVLFAVYPGVTMLRIAL, translated from the coding sequence ATGACCCTCGCGCAGTGGTGGGGAGCCGCGCTCGGGCTGGTGCTCGGCGTCGGTCTTCTCCTGGTCCATGCCGGGCTCCCGCTGACCCGGCGCATCGACCTCGTGGCCCGGATCGAGCCCTACCTCGACCGGCCGCCGACCCGGTCCCGCCTGCTGCGGCTGGACGACCGACGGACCTGGGGCCTCGCCGACCTGCTCTCCCCGCTCGCCCGACGAGGTGCCACAGCCCTGGACGGCGTGCTGGGCGGGCGGGAGTCGGTCCGCTCGCGCCTGCAGCGAGCCGGACTGGCGCCCGACGTCGAGGGCTTCCGGGTGCAGCAGGTCGTCTGGGGCCTGGCCGCGGCCGCCGCTGCCGCCGGGCTGGGCTCGATCCTGTGGTGGACCCGCGGCGCCAGCGTCGTTGCGCTCGCCGTCCTCGTCGGCTGCGCCTTCCTCGGGGGCGCGGTGCTGCGCGACCACCTGCTGAGCCGGGCGGCCGCCCGGCGGGAGCGGTTGATCCTGGCGGAGTTCCCCGCGATCGCCGAGCTGCTGGCGCTGTCGGTGACGGCGGGCGAGGGGACCGTCCAGGCCCTGGAGCGGGTGGCCCGGCTCTCCTCGGGAGAGCTGGCCGGCGAGCTCCAGCTGTGCCTGGCCGAGGCCCGCACCGGCGCCAGCCTGCCCGAGGCGCTGCAGGCCCTGCGGCAACGCACGGGGCTGGGCCCGATCGTCCGCTTCGTCGACGGCCTGGTCGTCGCCATCCAGCGCGGGACCCCGTTGGGCGAGGTGCTGCGCGCGCAGGCGGCCGACGCCCGTGAGGCGGCCCGCCAGGCGCTCATCGAGGAGGGCGGGAAGCGCGAGATCACGATGATGGTCCCGGTCGTCTTCCTCGTCCTCCCCGTCACCGTCCTCTTCGCCGTCTACCCGGGGGTGACCATGCTGCGGATCGCCCTCTGA
- a CDS encoding type II secretion system F family protein: MAGAAWGLLLGLGLACIWWSWWPREAAPPRPGRSRVERLGDEIVLAGIRGLGPWTFVAFALVLGAVALLLLQVLTGVVTVALCFAGIAVWTPFAVVRARARSRRTRLRDVWPDAVDHVHSAVRAGLALPEALVQLGERGPEELRPQFVEFTHDYRATGRFSESLDLLKERLADPVADRLVEALRLARDVGGTDLGSVLRALSSFLREDARARAELEARQSWTVNAARLAMAAPWAVLLLLASRGSTLEAYGTPGGAMVLAAGAGASVLAYRLMITIGRLPAEQRVLR; encoded by the coding sequence ATGGCCGGAGCGGCCTGGGGCTTGCTGCTGGGTCTCGGCCTGGCCTGCATCTGGTGGTCCTGGTGGCCACGGGAGGCGGCTCCGCCCCGGCCGGGGCGGAGCCGGGTCGAGCGGCTGGGCGACGAGATCGTGCTGGCCGGGATCCGCGGGCTCGGCCCGTGGACGTTCGTCGCCTTCGCGCTCGTGCTCGGCGCCGTCGCCCTCCTGCTGCTCCAGGTGCTGACCGGGGTGGTCACCGTCGCGCTGTGCTTCGCCGGCATCGCCGTGTGGACGCCCTTCGCGGTGGTCCGGGCGAGGGCCAGGTCCCGCCGGACCCGCCTGCGGGACGTGTGGCCCGATGCCGTCGACCACGTCCACTCCGCGGTGCGTGCCGGGCTGGCGCTGCCCGAGGCGCTCGTCCAGCTGGGCGAGCGCGGCCCGGAGGAGCTGCGACCGCAGTTCGTCGAGTTCACCCACGACTACCGGGCGACGGGGAGGTTCTCGGAGTCCCTCGACCTGCTCAAGGAGCGCCTCGCCGATCCCGTCGCGGACCGCCTCGTGGAGGCCCTGCGTCTCGCGCGCGACGTCGGCGGCACCGACCTCGGCTCGGTGCTGAGGGCGCTGTCGTCCTTCCTGCGAGAAGACGCCCGCGCCCGGGCCGAGCTCGAGGCGCGGCAGTCGTGGACCGTCAACGCCGCCCGTCTCGCCATGGCCGCGCCCTGGGCGGTGCTCCTGCTGCTGGCATCTCGGGGGTCCACCCTGGAGGCCTACGGCACGCCGGGCGGTGCCATGGTCCTGGCTGCCGGTGCGGGGGCGAGCGTCCTCGCCTACCGGCTGATGATCACCATCGGCCGGCTGCCCGCCGAGCAGCGGGTGCTGCGATGA
- a CDS encoding CpaF family protein, with translation MQGPALQLLEDDVRELIRRRRLDPARDEVEVRSLIGEVLDDYDDRALIGGLVPLTDRGEAQRLLVEAVAGFGPLQAYLDDPTVEEIWINEPSKVFVARHGRSELTPTFLTEQQVHDLVERMLRSSGRRVDLSSPFVDAALPDGSRLHVTIPDITRRHWAVNIRKFVVAADDLSDLVRLGSLTEHAARFLEAAVVAGLNVLVAGGTQAGKTTLLNCLAAAIPPHERVVTCEEVFELKVNLRDVASMQCRQPSLEGTGEIPLRRLVKEALRMRPGRIIVGEVRQEESLDLLIALNSGLPGMATVHANSAREAVTKMCTLPLLAGPNVSSSFVVPTVAASVDLVVHLGLEPDGQRRVREIVALPGRVEGEVVEIADLFVRRDGRLVRAEGYPPHEERFVRAGYDLRALLGSA, from the coding sequence ATGCAGGGACCGGCCTTGCAGCTGCTCGAGGACGACGTGCGCGAGCTCATCCGCCGCCGACGCCTGGACCCCGCCCGCGACGAGGTGGAGGTCCGCTCCCTCATCGGCGAGGTGCTCGACGACTACGACGACCGGGCGCTGATCGGTGGCCTGGTGCCGCTGACCGACCGCGGCGAGGCGCAGCGGCTGCTCGTCGAGGCGGTCGCCGGCTTCGGCCCCCTGCAGGCCTATCTCGACGACCCCACGGTCGAGGAGATCTGGATCAACGAGCCCAGCAAGGTGTTCGTCGCCCGGCACGGCCGGTCCGAGCTGACACCGACCTTCCTCACCGAGCAGCAGGTCCACGACCTGGTCGAGCGCATGCTGCGCAGCTCCGGTCGCCGGGTGGACCTCAGCAGCCCCTTCGTCGACGCGGCGCTGCCGGACGGCAGCCGTCTGCACGTGACCATCCCTGACATCACGCGGCGCCACTGGGCCGTCAACATCCGCAAGTTCGTCGTGGCGGCCGACGACCTCTCCGACCTGGTGCGCCTGGGCAGCCTGACCGAGCACGCCGCCCGCTTCCTGGAGGCGGCCGTGGTCGCGGGGCTCAACGTCCTCGTCGCGGGCGGCACGCAGGCGGGCAAGACGACGCTGCTGAACTGCCTGGCGGCCGCGATCCCGCCGCACGAGCGCGTCGTGACCTGCGAGGAGGTCTTCGAGCTGAAGGTCAACCTGCGCGACGTCGCGTCGATGCAGTGCCGTCAGCCCTCCCTCGAGGGGACGGGCGAGATCCCGCTGCGCCGGTTGGTCAAGGAGGCGTTGCGGATGCGACCGGGGCGCATCATCGTCGGCGAGGTGCGGCAGGAGGAGAGCCTCGACCTGCTCATCGCCCTCAACAGCGGGCTGCCCGGCATGGCGACGGTCCACGCCAACAGCGCTCGCGAGGCCGTCACCAAGATGTGCACCCTGCCGCTGCTGGCGGGGCCCAACGTCTCCTCCAGCTTCGTCGTGCCGACGGTCGCCGCGTCCGTCGACCTGGTCGTCCACCTCGGTCTCGAGCCCGACGGCCAGCGCCGGGTGCGGGAGATCGTGGCACTGCCCGGGCGCGTGGAGGGCGAGGTGGTGGAGATCGCGGACCTGTTCGTGCGGCGCGACGGCCGGCTCGTGCGGGCCGAGGGCTACCCGCCCCACGAGGAACGCTTCGTCCGTGCGGGCTACGACCTGCGTGCCCTCCTCGGGTCGGCGTGA